A single region of the Anaerostipes rhamnosivorans genome encodes:
- a CDS encoding HAD family hydrolase — translation MIKNVIFDIGNVLADFAWEQLFHRLGFEGETFEHMADATVRGPYWQEFDRGAMSDQEIVEGFYSLAPKYKKQIDLFYEHIHEMTEEYPYAAEWVRSLRAEGYSVYILSNYGKTSFENRKEPFSFLAEADGSLISYEVLSVKPEREIYQALEERYSITPQESVFIDDLEVNVEAARNYGYSGIIFKSRDQAEEELKKLNLIK, via the coding sequence ATGATAAAAAATGTGATATTTGACATTGGAAATGTCCTGGCGGATTTTGCGTGGGAGCAGTTATTCCACAGACTTGGATTTGAGGGGGAAACGTTTGAGCATATGGCAGATGCCACGGTGAGAGGGCCTTACTGGCAGGAGTTTGACCGCGGGGCCATGTCTGACCAGGAGATCGTAGAAGGGTTCTATTCCTTGGCGCCTAAATACAAGAAACAGATTGATCTGTTTTATGAGCATATTCATGAGATGACGGAGGAATATCCTTATGCGGCTGAGTGGGTCAGAAGTCTGAGGGCAGAGGGCTATTCTGTATACATTCTCAGTAATTACGGCAAAACATCATTTGAGAATCGAAAAGAACCATTTTCCTTTCTCGCTGAGGCAGACGGAAGTCTGATCTCCTATGAGGTGCTGTCAGTGAAGCCGGAAAGAGAGATCTATCAGGCGCTGGAAGAAAGATACAGCATCACCCCTCAGGAGTCTGTTTTTATTGATGACCTGGAGGTAAACGTTGAAGCGGCAAGGAACTATGGGTATTCAGGAATCATATTTAAGAGCAGGGACCAGGCAGAGGAGGAACTTAAGAAGCTCAATCTCATAAAATAA
- a CDS encoding bifunctional diguanylate cyclase/phosphodiesterase, which yields MKESSMMKRILFFIIVLSFGLFSSLYIYSQALHNNLENEVLSSLQEVSGQSVEILRKEILGEINLLDGIANEISDKKLENPKKLAKSFQKVSDKYQFKRMGIILTDGTVYTSDQKVGNLADREYFKSGLEGISSISETLTDRLDSTKEKINIYSTPIVRGKKVEAVLYAAYRTDDFKKALSISTYYGKGYTYVVKRNGNVVVDSDNHNSFKDMSNIFKALRKASAENKNCSDQLKKALKNQEKGHIEFLNGERKYMYYVPTEINDWYLLTVVPTEVANTKAMAIMKLTYVQSGIILALFLALLIYIVRSEKKKQVKLMEIAYTDSMTGGDNYRAFCLKAEKALEKETGKMAVLCMDIDRFKLVNELFGFKTGDEIIRLIWHIWRGMMQDGELAAHREADRFVGLMHYHSEKELLRRLDQFITHIQRMKNMNYKIKPSIGIYLVTDRSMAIDAMSDMALIAQATVKNQLHNYYAFYNEELKKRIIHNKEMEDRMETALAQHEFCAYYQPKYDTETKKIVGAEALVRWIGKDGKIVPPSDFIPVFEENGLIVVLDEFMFREVCRQQRQWIDEGREVVPVSVNLSRYNIFYSAFVQKYQNILEEYKIPPELVPLEITESVMSEDQELLKNIIDELHEIGFSVLMDDFGTGYSSMTMLSSMPIDVLKLDKSFVDDIGDNRGEKIIRSIIELSRSLGIHLTAEGVETEQQYEFLKKLQCDDIQGYYFARPMPGDEFEPLLK from the coding sequence ATGAAAGAGAGTTCTATGATGAAAAGAATCCTGTTTTTTATAATCGTACTGTCTTTTGGTCTATTTTCTTCCCTGTATATATACTCCCAAGCCCTGCACAACAATCTGGAAAATGAAGTCTTAAGCTCCCTTCAGGAGGTCTCTGGACAGAGCGTGGAGATTTTGAGAAAAGAAATTCTGGGGGAGATCAATCTCCTGGACGGCATCGCCAATGAAATCAGCGATAAAAAGCTTGAGAATCCGAAAAAGCTGGCGAAAAGTTTTCAGAAGGTTTCCGACAAGTACCAGTTTAAGCGGATGGGGATCATTCTTACCGATGGGACCGTATATACAAGCGACCAGAAGGTGGGGAATCTGGCAGACCGAGAGTATTTCAAGTCAGGGCTGGAAGGCATTTCTTCCATTTCCGAGACATTGACAGACCGCCTGGATTCAACAAAAGAAAAGATCAATATTTACAGCACGCCCATCGTCCGGGGAAAGAAGGTGGAGGCAGTATTATATGCAGCCTACCGGACGGATGATTTTAAAAAGGCTTTGTCTATCTCTACATATTATGGAAAAGGCTATACTTATGTTGTGAAACGCAACGGAAACGTTGTGGTGGACTCTGACAATCACAATAGTTTTAAAGATATGTCCAATATCTTTAAGGCTTTGCGCAAGGCATCGGCAGAAAATAAAAATTGTTCTGACCAGCTGAAAAAAGCATTAAAAAATCAAGAAAAAGGCCACATTGAGTTTCTCAATGGGGAGAGAAAGTACATGTACTATGTTCCTACGGAGATCAATGACTGGTATCTTCTGACTGTGGTCCCCACCGAAGTGGCAAATACAAAAGCCATGGCCATTATGAAACTAACCTATGTACAGTCAGGCATTATTCTAGCTTTATTTCTGGCTCTTTTGATTTACATTGTAAGGTCCGAGAAAAAGAAGCAGGTCAAGCTGATGGAGATTGCATATACGGACAGTATGACAGGCGGAGATAATTACCGGGCATTCTGTTTAAAGGCAGAGAAGGCATTGGAAAAAGAGACTGGCAAGATGGCTGTCCTCTGTATGGATATCGACCGCTTTAAGCTGGTCAATGAACTGTTTGGGTTTAAGACAGGGGATGAGATTATTCGTCTGATCTGGCATATTTGGAGAGGCATGATGCAGGATGGGGAACTGGCGGCCCACAGGGAGGCAGACCGTTTTGTAGGACTTATGCACTATCATTCAGAGAAGGAGCTTCTGAGACGTCTGGACCAGTTCATCACACATATTCAGCGGATGAAGAATATGAACTATAAAATAAAGCCGAGTATCGGTATTTATCTGGTAACTGACCGCAGCATGGCCATTGATGCCATGTCGGACATGGCGCTGATTGCTCAGGCCACAGTAAAAAACCAGCTGCACAATTACTACGCCTTCTACAATGAAGAACTGAAAAAACGGATTATTCATAACAAGGAGATGGAGGACCGGATGGAAACGGCTCTGGCTCAGCATGAATTCTGTGCCTATTATCAGCCTAAATATGATACGGAGACAAAGAAGATCGTAGGGGCGGAGGCCCTGGTCAGATGGATCGGAAAGGACGGAAAGATCGTACCGCCGTCTGACTTTATTCCGGTTTTTGAAGAAAACGGTCTGATCGTCGTCCTGGACGAATTTATGTTCCGGGAAGTCTGCAGACAGCAGCGGCAGTGGATCGATGAGGGAAGAGAGGTAGTGCCGGTGTCTGTCAACCTGTCCCGGTATAATATCTTTTACAGCGCTTTTGTACAAAAATATCAAAATATCTTGGAAGAGTATAAGATCCCGCCGGAACTGGTTCCTCTGGAGATCACAGAGAGTGTTATGTCAGAGGATCAGGAACTGCTCAAAAACATTATTGATGAACTGCATGAGATCGGATTCTCCGTACTGATGGATGATTTTGGGACAGGGTATTCTTCTATGACCATGTTAAGTTCGATGCCGATTGATGTTCTGAAGCTGGACAAGAGTTTTGTGGACGACATTGGCGACAACAGGGGAGAAAAGATTATCAGGAGCATTATTGAACTTTCCAGAAGCCTGGGAATTCACCTGACAGCAGAAGGGGTGGAGACGGAACAGCAATATGAATTCTTAAAGAAGCTTCAATGTGATGACATTCAGGGATACTATTTTGCAAGGCCAATGCCAGGAGACGAATTTGAGCCTTTACTAAAGTAA